One Streptomyces sp. NBC_01217 genomic region harbors:
- a CDS encoding DEAD/DEAH box helicase: MTRSERQDRSARNRPSRGRGTAPAQATAKGSGKGSGKASPRRRATPPQGEFALPETMTPALPAVEAFAELDMPAALLKTLAAQGVTDPFPIQGATLPNSLAGRDILGRGRTGSGKTLAFGLALLARTGGRRAEPRAPLALVLVPTRELAQQVTDALTPYATSVNLRLATVVGGMSISKQSGTLRRGAEVLVATPGRLKDLIERGDCRLDQVAITVLDEADQMADMGFMPQVVALLKQVEPDGQRMLFSATLDKNIDRLVKMFLTDPVVHSVDPSAGAVTTMEHHVLHVADETDKKAVATRIAARDGRVIMFVDTKRAADRFAKRLLASGVRAAALHGGRSQPQRNRTLDQFKNGQVTALVATNVAARGIHVDDLDLVVNVDPPTDHKDYLHRGGRTARAGESGSVVTLVLPEEKREMTRLMADAGIAPRTTRIKSSDEELTRITGAREPSGVAIVIEVPQPTPPKPRTRPGGAAAGGTGFRSGSRGRGRRGGAGQGGGEGRGTGGSARGAGSGSAAGGGRGSGEARGAGAGAGRSGAGRSGSGAGRGGAAAGRGRRVA; the protein is encoded by the coding sequence ATGACCCGCTCCGAACGCCAGGACCGATCCGCCCGCAACCGCCCGTCGAGGGGGCGCGGAACGGCCCCGGCACAGGCAACCGCCAAGGGTTCCGGCAAGGGATCCGGCAAGGCGTCGCCCCGTCGCAGGGCCACGCCGCCGCAGGGTGAATTCGCCCTGCCCGAAACCATGACCCCCGCACTGCCCGCCGTCGAGGCGTTCGCCGAGCTGGACATGCCCGCAGCCCTGCTGAAAACCCTTGCCGCGCAGGGCGTCACCGATCCGTTCCCGATCCAGGGCGCCACCCTGCCGAACTCGCTCGCAGGCCGGGACATCCTCGGCCGCGGCCGCACCGGCTCCGGCAAGACCCTTGCGTTCGGCCTCGCGCTGCTGGCCCGCACCGGCGGACGGCGCGCCGAGCCGCGCGCCCCGCTCGCACTGGTTCTCGTCCCGACCCGCGAGCTCGCCCAGCAGGTCACCGACGCGCTCACGCCGTACGCGACATCCGTGAACCTGCGCCTGGCCACCGTCGTCGGCGGCATGTCGATCAGCAAGCAGTCCGGCACGCTGCGCCGCGGCGCAGAGGTGCTCGTCGCCACGCCCGGCCGGCTGAAGGACCTCATCGAGCGCGGCGACTGCCGCCTCGACCAGGTCGCCATCACCGTCCTCGACGAGGCCGACCAGATGGCCGACATGGGCTTCATGCCGCAGGTCGTCGCCCTGCTCAAGCAGGTCGAGCCCGACGGTCAGCGGATGCTCTTCTCCGCGACGCTCGACAAGAACATCGACCGGCTGGTCAAGATGTTCCTGACCGACCCCGTCGTGCACTCGGTCGACCCGTCCGCGGGTGCGGTCACCACCATGGAGCACCATGTGCTGCACGTGGCCGACGAGACCGACAAGAAGGCCGTCGCCACCAGGATCGCCGCCCGCGACGGCCGCGTGATCATGTTCGTGGACACCAAGCGCGCCGCCGACCGCTTCGCCAAGCGGCTGCTCGCCAGCGGTGTACGGGCTGCCGCCCTGCACGGCGGACGTTCGCAGCCGCAGCGCAACCGGACGCTGGACCAGTTCAAGAACGGCCAGGTCACCGCGCTCGTCGCGACGAATGTGGCGGCGCGCGGCATCCATGTCGACGACCTCGACCTGGTCGTGAACGTGGACCCGCCGACCGACCACAAGGACTACCTCCACCGTGGTGGGCGCACCGCCCGTGCCGGGGAGTCCGGCAGCGTCGTCACCCTGGTGCTGCCCGAGGAGAAGCGGGAGATGACCCGGCTGATGGCCGATGCGGGCATCGCTCCGCGGACCACCCGGATCAAGTCCAGCGACGAGGAGCTCACCCGGATCACCGGGGCCCGCGAACCGTCCGGTGTCGCGATCGTCATCGAGGTCCCGCAGCCGACCCCGCCGAAGCCGCGCACGCGGCCGGGCGGGGCCGCGGCGGGTGGCACGGGCTTCCGCTCGGGCAGCCGCGGCCGGGGTCGGCGCGGTGGTGCCGGGCAGGGCGGCGGCGAGGGCCGGGGTACGGGCGGTTCCG
- a CDS encoding cold-shock protein, with product MATGTVKWFNSEKGFGFIEQDGGGADVFAHYSNIATSGFRELQEGQKVSFDVTQGQKGPQAENIVPA from the coding sequence ATGGCTACTGGAACCGTGAAGTGGTTCAACTCGGAAAAGGGCTTCGGCTTCATCGAGCAGGACGGCGGCGGCGCCGACGTCTTCGCCCACTACTCCAACATCGCCACCTCGGGCTTCCGTGAGCTCCAGGAGGGCCAGAAGGTCTCCTTCGACGTCACGCAGGGCCAGAAGGGCCCGCAGGCGGAGAACATCGTCCCGGCCTAA